Proteins encoded together in one Psilocybe cubensis strain MGC-MH-2018 chromosome 8, whole genome shotgun sequence window:
- a CDS encoding Ubiquitin-conjugating enzyme E2 2: protein MSTNCKKRLIRDFKRLSSDPPGGISGSPLPDNIMLWNAVIFGPGDTPFEDGTFKLLLTFDESYPNKPPTVKFLSRMFHPNVYANGELCLDILQNRWSPTYDVAAILTSIQSLLHDPNPNSPANAEAAQLYRENMKEYVRRVKVTVEESWLDPEEGGLGENEGEGENEEEQEGEGGEVEMDEVGREGGDPMEGQHAGGAASERV from the exons ATGTCGACAAACTGCAAGAAACGGCTGATCCGGGACTTCAAGCGCCTCTCGTCCGACCCGCCAGGCGGGATCTCGGGCAGTCCGCTCCCCGACAATATTATGCTCTGGAACGCTGTCATCTTCGGGCCAG GCGACACCCCCTTCGAAGACGGCACATTCAAGCTCCTCCTCACATTCGACGAGTCCTACCCAAACAAACCCCCCACCGTCAAATTCCTCTCGCGGATGTTCCACCCCAACGTGTACGCGAACGGCGAGCTCTGCCTCGACATCCTGCAGAACCGGTGGTCGCCGACATACGACGTCGCGGCGATATTGACGAGTATACAGAGCTTGCTGCATGATCCGAACCCGAATAGCCCGGCGAATGCGGAGGCGGCGCAGTTGTATCGGGAGAATATGAAGGAGTATGTGAGGAGGGTCAAGGTGACGGTTGAGGAGAGTTGGTTGGAtccggaggagggggggttgggggagaatgagggggagggggagaatgaggaggagcaggagggggagggaggggaggtggagatggacgaggttggtagggagggaggggacCCGATGGAGGGACAGCACGCGGGCGGAGCTGCGTCTGAACGTGTTTGA